The Solanum pennellii chromosome 11, SPENNV200 genome contains a region encoding:
- the LOC107003095 gene encoding transcription factor MYB48 — protein sequence MVQEEIMRRGPWTEEEDVQLLFYVKLFGDRRWDFLAKVSGLKRTGKSCRLRWVNYLNPDLKHGKMTPQEERLVLELHSKWGNRWSRIARKIPGRTDNEIKNYWRTHMRKKAQEQRKKSSVFPSSSSSSSSITHEKNERNFYDTGGLKLLQVEGEKKSSDQEQDGKSMKVYSMDEIWKDIELLEENEEKMNKPIMGSISPLWDYSLESLWKDFDWNNFR from the exons atggtgCAAGAAGAAATAATGAGAAGAGGTCCATGGACAGAAGAAGAAGACGTTCagcttttattttatgttaaattatttgGAGATCGACGATGGGATTTTCTTGCCAAAGTTTCAG GGTTGAAAAGAACAGGTAAGAGTTGTAGGTTACGTTGGGTTAATTATTTGAATCCTGATCTCAAACATGGAAAAATGACTCCTCAAGAAGAACGTCTTGTTCTTGAACTTCACTCCAAATGGGGAAATAG aTGGTCAAGAATTGCCCGAAAAATACCAGGACGTACTGATAACGAAATTAAGAATTACTGGAGAACTCATATGAGGAAAAAGGCTCAAGAACAGAGGAAAAAGTCTTCTGTTTttccatcttcttcttcttcttcttcttcaatcactcacgaaaaaaatgaaagaaacttCTACGATACGGGTGGACTCAAGCTCTTGCAAGTTGAAGGAGAAAAGAAATCTAGTGATCAAGAACAAGATGGAAAAAGTATGAAAGTTTACTCTATGGATGAAATTTGGAAAGATATTGAATTGttagaagaaaatgaagaaaaaatgaataaaccAATTATGGGGTCCATTTCACCCCTATGGGATTATTCCCTAGAGTCACTTTGGAAAGATTTTGATTGGAATAACTTTCGATAG
- the LOC107004641 gene encoding very-long-chain (3R)-3-hydroxyacyl-CoA dehydratase 2 encodes MAKLQILYLFSYNFLQFLGWTLALFRILSNFISTKSVTEAYASAGELICLLQCCAFLEVIHGAIGIVPSGIVLPLMQWSGRTHFLLAIVRQIVEVQDSPSVFITFSSWSLSEVIRYSHYALSCIGSPPYLITYLRYTAFILLYPVGVGPGEIWLMYQALAFIKTRNLYADTLPFSYYNFVKVLLLLYPLLWFKLYLHLFKQRRSKLGKYHKTKKT; translated from the exons ATGGCTAAATTGCAGATACTTTATCTCTTCTCTTACAATTTTCTTCAGTTTCTTGGATG GACATTAGCCCTTTTTAGAATTTTGAGCAATTTTATTTCCACCAAGTCAGTCACTGAGGCTTATGCTTCTGCTGGTGAACTAATTT GTTTGCTGCAATGTTGTGCATTCTTGGAAGTTATACATGGAGCTATTG GGATTGTTCCTAGTGGGATAGTGCTTCCTCTGATGCAATGGAGTGGAAGAACTCATTTTTTGCTAGCAATTGTTCGTCAAATTGTTGAG GTCCAGGACTCGCCTTCAGTGTTCATAACGTTTTCCTCTTGGAGCTTAAGTGAG GTGATCAGATACTCGCACTATGCTTTGAGTTGCATTGGCAGTCCACCGTACTTGATCACATACCTCAG GTACACTGCTTTCATTCTACTGTATCCCGTTGGAGTCGGACCTGGTGAAA TATGGCTTATGTACCAGGCACTTGCATTCATTAAAACGAGAAATCTGTATGCAGATACTCTTCCTTTCAGTTATTATAACTTTGTCAAG GTTCTGCTTCTATTATACCCTCTTCTATGGTTCAAACTTTATCTGCACTTGTTCAAGCAACGCCGATCAAAGCTGGGTAAATATCACAAGACAAAGAAGACGTGA
- the LOC107004640 gene encoding uncharacterized protein LOC107004640, giving the protein MGSGHIIVVGLGIVMVMFIALAEATPPGIANHPSHSHCSDDEIKQCKNLPHVCPKFCPNGCITECRSCKPICVDGSVPPSPPEEDTPPSPSPPPKKQTPPAVPSPPKKETPPKKDTPRPSPPKKETPPKKDTPPPYPPKEDTPPSPSPPKGSTPPPSPPKEDTPPSSPPKGSTPPPSPPKEDTPSPPKEDTPKPSPPKEDTPPSPSPPKEDTPPPSPPKEDTPPPSPPKEDTPPPSPPKEDTPPPSVPPSSPPPPAYPPPTPKPPTPKMVKCKNKYYPSCYANQHACPASCPESCQVDCVSCKPVCKCDKPGAVCQDPRFIGGDGITFYFHGKKDKDFCLVSDPEFHINAHFIGRRNENMKRDFTWVQSIGILYGTHKISVAALKTSTWDDSIDRLALQFNDEPIFLPESEGASWKSETVRKTSITRISNTNEVVIDVENVVTITAKIVPITEHESRVHNYGITSDDCFAHLELGFKFVSLSDEVNGVLGQTYKKDYVSKVKMGVLMPIMGGDRKFAASGLFNADCSVARFQANEEQSDIFKASKNLELPSLNCNSGIYGRGVVCKR; this is encoded by the exons ATGGGAAGCGGCCACATTATTGTTGTGGGTTTGGGGATTGTGATGGTAATGTTTATAGCATTGGCAGAGGCGACTCCCCCGGGAATAGCTAATCATCCAAGCCATTCTCATTGCTCAGATGATGAGATTAAGCAATGTAAAAATCTTCCTCATGTCTGTCCCAAATTCTGTCCAAATGGATGCATAACCGAATGTCGTTCTTGCAAGCCTATTTGTGTTGATGGCTCAGTCCCACCATCTCCTCCCGAGGAAGATACTCCACCATCACCATCTCCTCCACCTAAGAAACAAACTCCACCAGCTGTACCATCTCCTCCTAAGAAAGAAACTCCACCTAAGAAAGACACTCCACGACCATCTCCTCCTAAGAAAGAAACTCCACCAAAGAAAGACACTCCACCGCCATATCCTCCTAAGGAAGATACTCCACCATCACCATCTCCTCCTAAGGGATCAACTCCACCACCATCTCCTCCTAAGGAAGATACTCCACCATCATCTCCTCCTAAAGGATCAACTCCACCACCATCTCCTCCAAAGGAAGACACGCCATCTCCTCCTAAGGAAGATACTCCTAAGCCATCTCCTCCTAAGGAAGATACTCCACCATCACCATCTCCTCCTAAGGAAGATACTCCACCGCCATCTCCTCCTAAGGAAGATACTCCACCGCCATCTCCTCCTAAGGAAGATACTCCACCGCCATCTCCTCCTAAGGAAGATACTCCACCACCTTCAGTGCCACCCTCATCTCCACCTCCTCCGGCTTATCCACCACCCACTCCTAAACCACCCACACCTAAGATGGTCAAGTGCAAGAACAAGTACTACCCTAGTTGTTATGCTAACCAGCATGCATGCCCTGCCTCTTGCCCCGAGAGCTGTCAAGTCGATTGTGTCTCTTGCAAGCCCGTTTGCA AATGTGACAAGCCTGGAGCAGTTTGCCAAGATCCACGATTCATCGGTGGAGATGGAATTACCTTTTACTTCCATGGAAAGAAGGACAAAGATTTTTGCCTTGTTTCAGACCCTGAATTCCACATAAATGCACACTTCATCGGAAGGAGAAACGAGAACATGAAGAGAGACTTTACTTGGGTACAATCCATTGGTATCCTTTATGGAACTCACAAAATCTCAGTTGCCGCactaaaaacatcaacatgggATGATTCCATTGACCGTCTAGCCCTTCAATTCAACGATGAACCAATATTTCTTCCTGAAAGTGAAGGCGCGAGTTGGAAATCTGAAACTGTACGTAAGACCTCAATAACAAGAATTAGCAATACTAACGAGGTTGTCATTGATGTAGAAAATGTTGTGACGATCACAGCCAAGATTGTGCCTATTACAGAGCATGAATCACGGGTACATAACTATGGGATAACGAGTGATGATTGCTTTGCTCATCTTGAACTTGGGTTCAAGTTTGTATCTCTGAGTGATGAAGTGAATGGTGTTTTAGGCCAAACTTATAAGAAGGACTACGTGAGCAAAGTTAAGATGGGCGTTTTGATGCCAATAATGGGAGGTGACAGAAAATTTGCAGCTTCAGGACTCTTCAATGCTGATTGTTCTGTAGCTAGGTTTCAAGCAAATGAAGAACAATCCGACATTTTTAAGGCTTCAAAGAACTTAGAGCTTCCAAGTTTGAATTGCAATAGCGGAATTTATGGACGTGGAGTTGTCTGCAAGCGATAG
- the LOC107002930 gene encoding monofunctional riboflavin biosynthesis protein RIBA 3, chloroplastic isoform X1, producing the protein MDCVLFNQLLVPRIFISSNVHHQSFGHSHNNNNNIVGIGQYRKKLSSPNLNTWTCKAAETPFENGSLLSAEIIIDFFVSETEGDPDCPTKGYSSIGEALNALSQGKFVIVVDDESGQVEGNLVMAASFVSAEAIAFMVRHGSGIISVGMKEEDLERLNLPLMSPEKQDESSAPSFTITVDAKKGTSTGVSASDRAKTVLALSSPTSTPEDFIRPGHVFPLKYRNGGVLRRFGHTEASVDLVTSTGLQPVSVLSTIVDKNDGSIASMHILKNLALDHKIPIVSITDLVRYRRKREKLVERTAVSRLPTKWGLFEAYCYRSKLDGTEHIAVVKGDIGNGQDVLVRVHSECLTGDIFGSRRCDCGNQLDLAMQLIEEAGRGLVIYLRGHEGRGIGLGHKLQAYNLQDEGHDTVEANLELGFAADAREYGIGAQMLRDIGVRTMRLMTNNPAKFTGLKGYGLAVVGRVPVLTPFTDENRKYLETKRTKMGHIYGSDVQGPIKASIKRNLEKQDPSQERNES; encoded by the exons ATGGATTGTGTGTTGTTTAATCAGCTATTAGTTCCAAGAATCTTCATTAGTTCAAATGTTCATcatcaatcttttggtcattcacataataataataataatattgttggAATTGGACAGTATAGAAAAAAACTATCATCTCCCAATTTGAATACTTGGACATGTAAGGCTGCTGAGACTCCATTTGAGAATGGATCTTTATTGAGTGctgaaataattattgatttcttTGTGAGTGAAACAGAGGGTGATCCTGATTGTCCAACTAAAGGCTATTCTTCAATTGGAGAAGCACTTAATGCATTGTCTCAAGGAAAG TTTGTCATTGTTGTAGATGATGAAAGTGGACAAGTGGAAGGAAACCTTGTCATGGCAGCATCATTTGTTAGTGCTGAGGCAATTGCATTTATGGTGAGACATGGTTCAGGCATTATTTCTGTGGGCATGAAAGAAGAGGATCTGGAGAGGCTTAATCTTCCTTTGATGTCACCTGAAAAACAAGATGAATCTTCTGCTCCATCCTTCACAATCACAGTG GATGCTAAGAAGGGCACATCTACTGGTGTATCGGCTTCGGATAGGGCCAAAACTGTCCTGGCATTGTCATCTCCTACTTCTACACCAGAAGATTTCATAAGGCCAGGCCATGTTTTTCCTCTCAAGTATCGGAATGGTGGAGTCTTAAGAAGATTTGGTCATACTGAGGCTTCGGTTGATTTAGTAACATCAACTGGCTTGCAACCAGTTTCTGTTCTTTCAACTATAGTTGATAAAAATGATGGTTCTATAGCCTCTATgcacattttgaaaaatttggcCTTGGACCACAAGATTCCGATTGTATCAATAACTGATTTAGTAAG ATACAGGAGAAAGAGGGAGAAGCTTGTTGAAAGAACTGCAGTATCACGTTTACCAACTAAATGGGGATTATTCGAGGCATACTGTTACCGTTCAAAGCTTGATGGTACGGAGCATATAGCTGTCGTAAAG GGTGATATCGGAAATGGTCAAGATGTGTTGGTAAGGGTACATTCGGAGTGTTTGACAGGTGATATTTTTGGATCACGACGATGTGATTGTGGTAATCAGCTGGATTTGGCAATGCAGCTGATTGAGGAAGCTGGTAGGGGTTTGGTTATCTATCTCAGAGGCCACGAAGGACGAGGCATTGGCTTAGGCCACAAGCTTCAGGCCTATAATTTGCAAGATGAGGGACATGATACTGTTGAAGCCAATCTAGAGCTCGGCTTTGCTGCAGATGCTCGTGAATATGGTATTGGCGCACAG ATGTTAAGGGATATAGGAGTCCGTACCATGCGCCTAATGACTAACAATCCAGCAAAATTTACGGGTTTAAAGGGCTATGGTTTAGCAGTCGTTGGACGGGTACCAGTTTTGACACCCTTCACAGATGAGAACAGGAAGTATTTGGAAACCAAAAGAACAAAGATGGGTCACATATATGGATCTGATGTACAAGGACCTATTAAGGCGTCAATCAAACGGAATTTGGAGAAACAAGATCCATCccaggaaagaaatgaaagttgA
- the LOC107002930 gene encoding monofunctional riboflavin biosynthesis protein RIBA 3, chloroplastic isoform X2, with the protein MAASFVSAEAIAFMVRHGSGIISVGMKEEDLERLNLPLMSPEKQDESSAPSFTITVDAKKGTSTGVSASDRAKTVLALSSPTSTPEDFIRPGHVFPLKYRNGGVLRRFGHTEASVDLVTSTGLQPVSVLSTIVDKNDGSIASMHILKNLALDHKIPIVSITDLVRYRRKREKLVERTAVSRLPTKWGLFEAYCYRSKLDGTEHIAVVKGDIGNGQDVLVRVHSECLTGDIFGSRRCDCGNQLDLAMQLIEEAGRGLVIYLRGHEGRGIGLGHKLQAYNLQDEGHDTVEANLELGFAADAREYGIGAQMLRDIGVRTMRLMTNNPAKFTGLKGYGLAVVGRVPVLTPFTDENRKYLETKRTKMGHIYGSDVQGPIKASIKRNLEKQDPSQERNES; encoded by the exons ATGGCAGCATCATTTGTTAGTGCTGAGGCAATTGCATTTATGGTGAGACATGGTTCAGGCATTATTTCTGTGGGCATGAAAGAAGAGGATCTGGAGAGGCTTAATCTTCCTTTGATGTCACCTGAAAAACAAGATGAATCTTCTGCTCCATCCTTCACAATCACAGTG GATGCTAAGAAGGGCACATCTACTGGTGTATCGGCTTCGGATAGGGCCAAAACTGTCCTGGCATTGTCATCTCCTACTTCTACACCAGAAGATTTCATAAGGCCAGGCCATGTTTTTCCTCTCAAGTATCGGAATGGTGGAGTCTTAAGAAGATTTGGTCATACTGAGGCTTCGGTTGATTTAGTAACATCAACTGGCTTGCAACCAGTTTCTGTTCTTTCAACTATAGTTGATAAAAATGATGGTTCTATAGCCTCTATgcacattttgaaaaatttggcCTTGGACCACAAGATTCCGATTGTATCAATAACTGATTTAGTAAG ATACAGGAGAAAGAGGGAGAAGCTTGTTGAAAGAACTGCAGTATCACGTTTACCAACTAAATGGGGATTATTCGAGGCATACTGTTACCGTTCAAAGCTTGATGGTACGGAGCATATAGCTGTCGTAAAG GGTGATATCGGAAATGGTCAAGATGTGTTGGTAAGGGTACATTCGGAGTGTTTGACAGGTGATATTTTTGGATCACGACGATGTGATTGTGGTAATCAGCTGGATTTGGCAATGCAGCTGATTGAGGAAGCTGGTAGGGGTTTGGTTATCTATCTCAGAGGCCACGAAGGACGAGGCATTGGCTTAGGCCACAAGCTTCAGGCCTATAATTTGCAAGATGAGGGACATGATACTGTTGAAGCCAATCTAGAGCTCGGCTTTGCTGCAGATGCTCGTGAATATGGTATTGGCGCACAG ATGTTAAGGGATATAGGAGTCCGTACCATGCGCCTAATGACTAACAATCCAGCAAAATTTACGGGTTTAAAGGGCTATGGTTTAGCAGTCGTTGGACGGGTACCAGTTTTGACACCCTTCACAGATGAGAACAGGAAGTATTTGGAAACCAAAAGAACAAAGATGGGTCACATATATGGATCTGATGTACAAGGACCTATTAAGGCGTCAATCAAACGGAATTTGGAGAAACAAGATCCATCccaggaaagaaatgaaagttgA